A part of Limihaloglobus sulfuriphilus genomic DNA contains:
- a CDS encoding nitroreductase family protein, with protein MDLFEAIQKRHSYRGDYTDRQVSRDDLVKIVKAGLLAPSGKNCQTTRFVIVDDPDIIEKIKGMHPGNKAFQQAKAYILCVIDKAPEAIYEGFSFEVEDCAAAVENMLLSITALGYASVWIDGWLRVENRAEKIGQLLGVPEDKVVRIILPVGVAAEEKSQPEKLPLEKRASFNSWNL; from the coding sequence ATGGACTTATTCGAAGCAATACAGAAAAGACACAGTTACCGCGGCGATTACACAGACCGGCAGGTTTCAAGAGACGATCTCGTAAAAATTGTCAAAGCCGGTTTGCTGGCGCCAAGCGGCAAAAATTGCCAGACCACCCGCTTTGTAATTGTCGATGATCCGGATATTATCGAAAAAATCAAAGGAATGCACCCCGGCAACAAGGCATTTCAGCAGGCAAAAGCGTATATACTCTGCGTCATAGATAAAGCCCCTGAAGCTATTTATGAAGGTTTTTCCTTCGAGGTAGAGGATTGTGCGGCGGCGGTTGAGAATATGCTGCTCTCAATCACTGCCCTCGGTTACGCATCGGTATGGATTGACGGCTGGCTCAGGGTGGAAAACAGGGCGGAGAAAATCGGACAACTTCTTGGCGTGCCGGAAGATAAGGTTGTCAGGATAATTCTGCCCGTTGGTGTTGCCGCGGAAGAAAAATCTCAGCCCGAGAAGCTGCCACTTGAGAAGCGGGCATCATTTAATTCATGGAATCTGTGA
- the ileS gene encoding isoleucine--tRNA ligase: MSENKKNYRKTLNLPGTSFSMKANLTQKEPQLQKKWDKTDIYNNTRKARSGKPLYILHDGPPYANGDIHMGHVINKVLKDIVVKYKTMTGFDSPYIPGWDCHGLPIEVKVMAELGDKAKGMSKPQIRNLCKKYASKYVRLQSKQFKSLGVFADYDNPYLTMIPAYEKNILEIFAKLVERGLVYKQLKPIHWSIGCETALADAELEYKDIPSPSIHVNFPLEQASCAKAVELGLAQSPEDNISLMIWTTTPWTLAANLAVAAHPRIEYRGISYEKDGRKTVSIVAADRVAAVMAAGGLDDSNCRVSEAKVTGEQLEGMRYTHPYVPANPTEKDAYMVIAADYVTTEDGTGLVHIAPGHGVDDYLAGMKYGLEIYSPVLADGSYDETVPDFLKGRKVLKVDPVVIEKLEEIDALFAKSQFMHSYPHCWRSGMPVIFRATEQWFVSVDREIDDYGKSLRQMSLDSAPEVNWIPSWGEKRIRGMLESRPDWCISRQRVWGLPIPAFYNSQGQTLMNAETLAATAEHIGKKGSDSWFTDSPREILGEDFELPEGFSWDDLYKEENIFDVWFESGCSWYNVTQRCGWPVPVDLYLEGSDQHRGWFQLSLLPALGAVGKPPFKNVLTHGFTVDSEGRKQSKSLGNYVNAQEEAQKYGADILRLWVSSVNYQEDMRCSDELIGRLQDAYRKIRNTLRYLMGNTSDLDASQKVAYDDMLPLDKWAYQKYLKLVSDVKDSYESFNLHKVFNLIYNFCTVDMSNIYLDVLKDRLYCDPAKSLSRRSAQTAMSEILSGLVRLLAPILVHTAEEAWAALGNEDTVHLAEMPDVDAADIDSELLNQWDCVFEIRDEALRCLEGLRQKQEIASNQEADMAVKTSDKKTYDILQSIGEEGFAMLCIVSGAKFELADGGETTVLAAKSANLRCERCWNHRSSIGSIDAYPDLCQRCADVVAQCEQV; the protein is encoded by the coding sequence ATGTCTGAAAATAAAAAGAACTATCGTAAAACTTTAAATCTGCCCGGCACTTCGTTTTCGATGAAGGCCAATCTGACCCAGAAGGAGCCTCAGCTCCAGAAAAAATGGGATAAGACAGATATTTACAACAATACCCGTAAGGCACGTTCCGGCAAGCCGTTGTACATTCTGCATGACGGGCCGCCGTATGCCAACGGTGATATTCACATGGGGCATGTGATAAACAAGGTTCTCAAAGACATTGTTGTCAAATACAAGACAATGACCGGTTTTGACTCGCCTTACATCCCGGGCTGGGACTGCCACGGACTGCCGATAGAGGTCAAGGTGATGGCAGAGCTTGGCGACAAGGCCAAGGGCATGAGCAAGCCGCAGATCCGTAACCTGTGCAAGAAATACGCAAGCAAATATGTCCGGCTCCAGAGCAAACAGTTCAAGTCGCTGGGCGTATTCGCCGATTATGATAACCCGTATCTTACGATGATACCGGCCTATGAAAAAAATATCCTCGAGATATTTGCCAAACTCGTTGAGAGGGGGCTGGTCTATAAACAGCTCAAGCCCATACACTGGTCTATCGGCTGCGAGACGGCACTGGCGGATGCCGAGCTGGAGTATAAAGATATTCCCTCGCCGAGCATTCATGTTAATTTTCCGCTTGAGCAGGCCTCCTGCGCCAAAGCCGTTGAGCTTGGACTCGCCCAGTCGCCGGAAGATAATATCTCTCTGATGATATGGACGACAACCCCCTGGACACTTGCCGCCAACCTCGCGGTCGCGGCGCATCCGCGTATCGAATACCGCGGCATTTCTTATGAAAAAGACGGCAGAAAAACCGTGTCGATTGTTGCCGCTGACCGTGTCGCGGCGGTAATGGCTGCCGGCGGTCTTGACGATTCAAACTGCCGCGTATCAGAGGCTAAGGTTACTGGTGAGCAGCTCGAAGGCATGAGATACACTCATCCCTATGTTCCCGCAAATCCAACTGAAAAAGACGCTTACATGGTTATCGCTGCCGATTACGTGACCACCGAAGACGGCACGGGCCTTGTTCATATCGCACCGGGCCATGGTGTTGATGACTATCTTGCCGGCATGAAATACGGCCTTGAAATATACTCACCCGTGCTCGCCGACGGCAGCTACGATGAAACCGTGCCGGATTTTCTCAAAGGCCGCAAAGTTCTTAAGGTTGATCCGGTTGTCATTGAAAAACTCGAAGAGATTGACGCACTGTTCGCGAAAAGTCAGTTTATGCACAGCTATCCGCATTGCTGGCGAAGCGGTATGCCGGTTATCTTCAGGGCAACAGAGCAGTGGTTTGTCAGTGTTGACCGTGAAATAGATGATTACGGCAAGTCTCTGCGGCAGATGTCGCTGGATTCTGCGCCCGAGGTTAATTGGATACCTTCCTGGGGAGAGAAACGTATCAGAGGTATGCTCGAATCCCGCCCGGACTGGTGCATAAGCCGTCAGAGGGTCTGGGGGCTGCCGATACCGGCGTTTTATAACTCCCAGGGACAAACGCTCATGAATGCCGAGACTCTCGCCGCGACAGCAGAGCATATCGGCAAAAAAGGCTCGGACAGCTGGTTTACTGATTCGCCCAGGGAAATACTCGGCGAAGACTTCGAATTGCCCGAGGGTTTCAGCTGGGATGACCTGTATAAAGAAGAAAATATTTTTGATGTATGGTTTGAGTCCGGCTGCAGCTGGTACAATGTTACCCAAAGATGCGGCTGGCCGGTGCCGGTTGATTTGTATTTAGAGGGCAGTGACCAGCACAGAGGCTGGTTCCAGCTTTCATTGCTGCCGGCGCTTGGCGCGGTTGGAAAACCCCCGTTCAAAAATGTGCTCACTCACGGCTTTACCGTCGATTCAGAGGGCCGTAAACAGTCAAAATCGCTTGGGAATTATGTCAACGCCCAGGAAGAAGCCCAAAAATACGGTGCGGATATCCTGCGTCTCTGGGTTTCGAGCGTAAATTACCAGGAAGACATGAGATGCAGCGATGAGCTCATCGGCAGACTCCAGGACGCATACAGAAAAATCAGAAACACCCTGCGGTACCTGATGGGTAATACATCAGATCTGGATGCCTCGCAGAAAGTCGCTTATGATGATATGCTCCCGCTGGATAAGTGGGCGTATCAGAAGTACTTAAAGCTCGTAAGCGATGTGAAGGATTCTTATGAGAGCTTCAATCTTCATAAGGTTTTCAACCTGATTTACAACTTCTGCACGGTTGACATGAGTAATATATATCTGGACGTACTCAAAGACCGGCTCTACTGCGACCCCGCAAAGAGCCTATCGAGGCGGAGTGCCCAGACTGCTATGTCCGAGATACTAAGCGGGCTTGTGCGGCTGCTGGCACCTATTCTTGTGCATACTGCCGAAGAAGCCTGGGCGGCCCTTGGAAACGAAGACACGGTTCATCTGGCAGAAATGCCCGATGTTGACGCCGCGGATATTGACAGCGAACTGCTCAACCAGTGGGACTGCGTCTTCGAAATCCGTGATGAAGCGCTCAGGTGCCTTGAAGGGCTTCGCCAAAAACAGGAAATAGCAAGCAACCAGGAAGCTGATATGGCAGTAAAGACCTCAGACAAAAAAACTTACGACATACTTCAGAGCATTGGTGAAGAGGGTTTTGCCATGCTGTGCATTGTCAGCGGAGCAAAATTTGAGCTTGCTGACGGCGGAGAGACAACCGTCTTAGCGGCAAAATCTGCAAACCTGCGTTGTGAACGATGCTGGAACCATCGCTCTTCAATCGGCAGCATTGACGCTTACCCCGACCTGTGTCAAAGGTGTGCGGATGTTGTCGCTCAGTGCGAGCAGGTTTAG